In the Burkholderia glumae LMG 2196 = ATCC 33617 genome, one interval contains:
- a CDS encoding PAAR domain-containing protein, which yields MPGIIRVGDSHTGGGKVESGSPHRNFMGKALARLHDPVTCPKHGDNRIGTATSGAFDDGLEVAQHDDSCECGCRLISSLPNSGRR from the coding sequence ATGCCAGGCATTATTCGCGTTGGCGACAGCCACACAGGTGGCGGAAAGGTAGAATCCGGTTCCCCACACCGGAATTTCATGGGCAAGGCCCTTGCTCGGCTTCACGATCCCGTTACCTGCCCGAAGCACGGTGACAACCGGATCGGTACCGCCACGTCCGGCGCATTCGACGATGGTTTGGAAGTCGCACAGCACGATGATTCGTGCGAATGCGGGTGCCGGCTGATTTCCTCACTTCCGAACAGCGGACGCCGCTGA
- a CDS encoding choice-of-anchor tandem repeat GloVer-containing protein, whose amino-acid sequence MAGIIRIGDRRTAGGVVPVHSAARSFMTHAIACLYHPVTEPEHGDSRIAPAMSGPFGDGIEIAQHNDLCKCTCDLISSLPDSERRWSGIHRVWDDHTFQIRRSTDASLSERQKMSGYRRVCMVIAALVVTVSGSAMLTACKSTLPPGESVLMNIDSSYGRADRLDTSALAIDGRLTEADDGRLYWTSPKAGTDRFGAIFRMTKDGHVSLVYSFNQPDVDAAEPINGVFQASDGNFYGTTHTDKNHTKTGTLFRLTPGGKVTILHTFGVKQSEPQLPNSLLVEDHGGTLYGTTIRGGPSDSGAVYRITRSGEFSVLHFFEPDKRNGAEPGGDLTLGFDGNLYGTTRAGGKENRGTLYRLSRSGEFTVLHSFAVFDDDGQNPGTGVVQGKDGSLYGTTAVGGQNGSGTIFRFSPSGKYTIVYSFPPASSIGVGPSSIVVGSDGYLYGTTCSGGTNKIGYDSAGQFYRVSPHGEMTSLYSFGATSVDGTCPSKERLVVGKDGYFYGVTFAGGSHDLGTVYRMVVPK is encoded by the coding sequence ATGGCAGGCATCATTCGAATCGGTGATAGACGCACTGCGGGCGGCGTTGTACCGGTGCACTCAGCAGCGCGCTCTTTCATGACGCACGCAATTGCGTGTCTTTATCATCCCGTCACCGAACCGGAGCATGGGGACAGTCGAATCGCACCCGCCATGTCCGGCCCATTCGGCGATGGTATCGAGATCGCACAACACAACGATCTGTGTAAATGCACATGCGACCTGATTTCCTCGTTGCCGGACAGCGAACGCCGTTGGTCAGGCATTCATCGCGTTTGGGACGACCACACGTTTCAGATCCGTCGTTCCACCGATGCCTCGCTGTCCGAACGACAGAAAATGAGTGGCTACCGCCGTGTTTGCATGGTCATTGCCGCTCTCGTCGTTACAGTCAGTGGCAGCGCGATGCTGACTGCCTGCAAAAGCACTCTGCCGCCTGGAGAATCTGTCTTGATGAATATCGACAGTTCGTACGGACGGGCAGACCGGTTGGATACTTCTGCGCTTGCCATTGATGGACGGTTGACGGAAGCTGATGATGGCCGCTTGTATTGGACATCACCGAAGGCGGGAACTGACCGTTTCGGCGCCATCTTTCGCATGACGAAAGATGGGCATGTGTCGCTTGTCTATTCGTTTAATCAGCCGGACGTCGACGCTGCTGAGCCAATTAACGGTGTGTTTCAGGCCTCGGACGGAAATTTCTATGGAACAACTCACACCGATAAGAACCACACAAAGACTGGAACACTGTTTCGCCTTACTCCGGGAGGGAAAGTTACCATTCTGCACACGTTTGGAGTAAAGCAATCCGAACCGCAATTGCCCAATAGCCTTCTTGTGGAAGATCATGGCGGAACCCTTTATGGCACAACGATACGCGGTGGTCCCTCCGACAGCGGCGCGGTCTATCGCATCACCCGATCAGGCGAGTTCTCGGTGCTGCATTTCTTCGAGCCAGATAAGCGGAATGGTGCCGAACCGGGAGGCGATCTTACACTCGGATTTGACGGGAATCTATACGGTACAACAAGGGCCGGGGGCAAAGAGAATCGGGGAACGCTGTATCGGTTAAGCCGATCCGGGGAATTCACGGTACTGCATTCCTTCGCCGTGTTCGACGATGACGGCCAGAACCCTGGAACCGGCGTTGTACAAGGGAAGGACGGCAGTCTGTATGGAACGACTGCCGTCGGTGGACAAAATGGTAGTGGGACAATTTTCCGGTTTTCGCCTAGCGGAAAATACACGATTGTGTATTCATTTCCACCGGCGAGTTCGATAGGCGTAGGCCCTTCATCGATTGTAGTCGGAAGTGACGGCTACCTTTATGGAACAACGTGCTCCGGCGGGACCAACAAGATTGGTTACGATTCGGCGGGCCAATTCTACCGCGTGAGCCCGCATGGCGAGATGACGTCGCTGTACTCCTTCGGAGCCACGTCAGTCGACGGCACCTGTCCGAGCAAAGAACGCCTCGTGGTCGGAAAGGATGGCTACTTTTACGGCGTCACGTTCGCAGGAGGCTCACACGACCTGGGTACGGTTTATCGAATGGTGGTTCCAAAGTGA
- a CDS encoding DUF2235 domain-containing protein has product MADTTQLDPADRTSIDVQTAIGEKRRAYPTDACIPCGAVIHIGFFFDGFGRHRDHDDPATSRYSNICRLWEAHRDNKDRRREKTPNQFWYRFYYSGLGTDLNKEAREGLVTSAVMKAGKEAATAAEKKAVDIGKKVAGVDRLAVKPQSALSDGVKKGLEDFSYRPVVKSFNDLVGKMTSVPKNVGRVLTLAHDDRWVRRARAAARAILYDAKKNPMKVGWDTAKEVFIGVALDFIPWCRDNRAVARLLGTGVEVRVAAAKTQFEKAIEDTKLKMPKIQRIQVSIFGADRGAVLARALANELTEKYKHPSADKLAYVDPKDPNQRVVPIEIKFLGLLDAVSSLMEENKVLSMVPALNMIKQNYGDQKLAVPESVERCVHFAAAHELRFYQRLDSLEKTRGLQYLYPGTSEDITGGAPAGTLGARAELQRVVLRDMLHEAITHGIVLDLMEDMFKYKPDTFAKFTLAHPLSDGKTTYKIGELIEAYQEIVPKVARLNFLEHMQVFLRWMAVRYQSPAFRSTVTSRFDTLDAQHRALLKENQDAESAYIALRNQNPPADSATLAKALARWQDSILPEMVSGRDAGIEKRRPSEGIWERIQRESQDMMSRESQQAGLRRSVKIMQDMAQSGDLPWDADPDFSVGVIQAMMMSPEQEALAQAWKMGLNGSNPLPPKVMALFDLLVHDTMLTSWHDHLLSSTLYFQTRATDTFGVSDYAKEEKQRKRDEKAAERIRQVSDAMTPPPPDIGSSLSASQ; this is encoded by the coding sequence ATGGCTGACACGACTCAACTCGATCCCGCCGACCGGACATCAATAGACGTGCAGACTGCAATCGGTGAAAAGCGGAGAGCATATCCGACCGACGCTTGTATTCCGTGCGGTGCCGTGATCCATATCGGGTTCTTCTTCGACGGATTTGGCCGGCACCGCGATCACGATGATCCTGCGACGTCTCGATACTCGAATATCTGCCGCCTGTGGGAGGCGCATCGAGATAACAAAGATAGGCGGCGAGAGAAAACACCAAACCAGTTCTGGTATCGCTTCTACTATTCCGGCCTTGGCACTGATCTGAACAAGGAAGCTCGGGAAGGACTGGTGACTTCGGCCGTCATGAAGGCGGGCAAGGAGGCCGCCACGGCCGCGGAGAAGAAAGCGGTCGATATTGGAAAGAAGGTGGCTGGCGTCGACCGTCTGGCGGTCAAGCCGCAAAGCGCTCTTAGTGACGGCGTGAAGAAAGGACTCGAGGACTTTTCCTACCGCCCGGTCGTCAAATCCTTCAACGATCTGGTCGGAAAAATGACGTCCGTGCCGAAAAACGTCGGGCGCGTCTTGACGCTGGCGCACGATGATCGCTGGGTGCGACGGGCACGGGCCGCGGCGCGCGCAATTCTGTACGACGCCAAGAAAAATCCGATGAAGGTTGGATGGGACACTGCAAAAGAGGTGTTCATTGGCGTCGCGCTGGATTTCATTCCGTGGTGCAGGGACAACCGTGCGGTGGCGCGGCTGCTCGGAACCGGCGTCGAGGTTCGCGTCGCCGCCGCGAAGACACAGTTCGAAAAAGCCATCGAAGACACGAAATTGAAGATGCCGAAGATCCAGCGTATTCAGGTCTCGATCTTCGGAGCGGACCGCGGCGCAGTGCTTGCGCGGGCTCTGGCAAACGAACTGACGGAAAAATACAAGCATCCGAGCGCGGATAAGCTCGCGTATGTCGATCCGAAGGACCCAAACCAGAGAGTCGTACCGATCGAGATCAAGTTTCTCGGGTTACTCGACGCCGTGTCGTCGCTGATGGAAGAGAACAAGGTCTTGAGCATGGTGCCAGCTCTCAACATGATCAAGCAGAACTACGGCGACCAAAAGCTTGCCGTGCCTGAGTCGGTGGAGCGGTGTGTGCATTTTGCAGCCGCTCATGAACTACGCTTCTACCAGCGCCTCGATAGCCTCGAGAAAACCCGAGGCCTTCAGTATCTCTATCCCGGAACCAGCGAAGACATTACTGGTGGAGCGCCAGCGGGTACGCTGGGCGCTCGCGCCGAACTGCAACGCGTGGTTCTGCGCGATATGCTGCATGAGGCAATCACGCATGGCATTGTGCTTGATTTGATGGAAGATATGTTCAAGTACAAGCCTGATACCTTTGCCAAATTCACACTCGCCCACCCGCTCTCCGACGGTAAAACAACGTACAAAATCGGAGAACTGATCGAAGCATACCAAGAGATCGTTCCCAAAGTCGCTCGACTGAATTTCCTCGAGCACATGCAGGTGTTCCTGCGCTGGATGGCGGTGAGATATCAGTCTCCCGCATTCCGTTCAACCGTGACGAGCCGCTTCGATACGCTGGATGCACAGCATCGCGCACTGTTGAAGGAAAACCAGGACGCCGAGTCCGCTTACATCGCGCTCAGAAATCAGAACCCTCCAGCGGACAGTGCGACGCTCGCCAAGGCACTGGCACGTTGGCAAGACTCGATCTTGCCGGAGATGGTTTCCGGCCGCGACGCGGGGATCGAAAAGCGTCGCCCCTCAGAAGGTATTTGGGAGCGCATCCAGCGGGAATCTCAGGACATGATGTCTCGCGAGTCCCAACAGGCTGGATTGCGGAGGTCTGTCAAAATAATGCAGGATATGGCCCAGAGCGGTGACTTGCCCTGGGATGCGGACCCGGACTTTAGTGTCGGCGTGATCCAGGCAATGATGATGTCGCCCGAGCAGGAGGCCCTTGCGCAGGCATGGAAGATGGGCCTGAACGGGTCCAATCCGCTTCCTCCCAAGGTCATGGCGTTGTTCGATCTGCTGGTTCACGACACGATGCTGACGAGCTGGCACGACCATTTGTTGTCGTCGACTCTCTACTTCCAGACACGCGCAACGGATACCTTCGGCGTAAGCGACTACGCCAAGGAGGAAAAGCAGCGCAAACGCGACGAAAAGGCTGCGGAGCGTATCAGGCAGGTTAGCGATGCCATGACGCCGCCCCCCCCGGATATCGGGTCGTCTTTGAGCGCGTCTCAATAG
- a CDS encoding DUF3304 domain-containing protein: MMSVIKRIILLFVALSLAGCDAFSSEPVYSGISVEGMNYTPFNLTKFVIRDKYGNTASGGGDLMPGAGEGSLSCCYKLKGTDFTVDWEIYDADEAIKNIYAPIKKIHKTTQVHFPKTKISGGAGEVVLAVHFYPDYHIEFEFRDDLSGSRIDYSAVDYWFQTKYGKAANPDGLDEASAFRRTARVAAQGWLKYRLTDSADLEQYVYYTLLVNPKFDEHPAVQRILQETKGKPGAFGVAIQKLPDTVVQEIKSNHFEHVLTGADHG; encoded by the coding sequence ATGATGAGCGTGATCAAACGGATAATTCTCCTGTTCGTGGCGTTGTCACTGGCGGGCTGCGACGCATTTTCCTCGGAACCGGTCTATAGCGGGATCAGTGTGGAAGGGATGAATTACACCCCGTTCAATCTCACCAAATTCGTGATTCGGGACAAATATGGCAACACTGCCAGCGGTGGAGGGGATCTCATGCCCGGTGCTGGTGAGGGCAGTTTGAGCTGCTGCTACAAGCTGAAAGGAACGGACTTCACGGTCGACTGGGAAATTTACGATGCTGATGAAGCGATTAAGAACATTTACGCGCCTATCAAGAAAATTCACAAGACAACGCAGGTGCATTTCCCCAAGACGAAGATCTCTGGCGGTGCCGGGGAGGTGGTGCTGGCTGTGCACTTCTACCCGGATTATCACATTGAGTTTGAATTCCGGGATGACCTTAGTGGTAGCCGAATTGATTATTCGGCGGTCGATTACTGGTTCCAAACAAAATATGGGAAAGCGGCGAATCCTGACGGGCTTGATGAGGCTTCTGCGTTTCGGCGAACCGCACGCGTCGCGGCGCAAGGCTGGCTGAAATACCGGCTGACTGACTCGGCAGATCTGGAGCAATACGTGTACTACACGCTGCTCGTCAACCCGAAGTTTGACGAGCATCCAGCCGTGCAACGCATCCTTCAGGAAACAAAAGGTAAACCCGGTGCATTCGGCGTTGCGATTCAGAAACTGCCCGATACCGTCGTTCAGGAAATCAAGAGCAACCATTTTGAGCATGTACTGACAGGAGCCGACCATGGCTGA
- a CDS encoding DUF4123 domain-containing protein, which yields MMSEPTSPTSAQEVESAWENWRERLLAQFEIHSDEEQHAKLYLLIDSRANPGVDKLLSQVPGLAWVSLWQESVLESYTDIAPYLIQIDRIAFSDPRDLQSRLVRRLWKEGLEGHMLTWICSPLTLDSLSQHFRHYCRYAIPDKRAFFLHFYDNRILERLRAIWAEEEARAFLSPCVELRYRDRDMNHVVWRNDAAVGVAALPEEQCLTVEQHTNLLQLGRADKLAMQLREMYGAILDSVSDTTLFHRVSEQLGRAARYRIANDEDLLNYVSKGLVISPWFDEHPFIQERLTRAMQGEITYRDALTGIDREVLRQASRMHEQPNSQAS from the coding sequence ATGATGTCTGAGCCCACGAGCCCGACTTCGGCCCAGGAAGTGGAGTCTGCCTGGGAAAACTGGCGCGAGCGTCTGCTGGCGCAGTTCGAAATTCATTCGGACGAGGAGCAGCATGCAAAGCTCTACCTCCTCATTGATTCTCGCGCCAACCCTGGCGTCGACAAGCTCCTGTCCCAGGTGCCGGGTCTCGCCTGGGTATCCCTGTGGCAGGAATCCGTGCTCGAGTCCTACACGGACATCGCGCCGTATCTGATTCAGATTGATCGGATTGCATTCAGCGACCCACGCGACCTACAGAGTCGGTTGGTCCGGCGCCTCTGGAAAGAGGGACTCGAAGGGCACATGCTGACGTGGATCTGCTCACCATTGACACTGGATTCCTTGAGTCAGCACTTCCGGCATTACTGCAGATACGCAATCCCAGACAAGCGCGCGTTCTTTCTGCATTTCTATGACAATCGCATCCTTGAACGCCTGCGCGCAATCTGGGCCGAGGAAGAGGCGCGTGCATTTCTCTCGCCGTGCGTAGAGCTTAGGTATCGCGATCGAGACATGAACCACGTTGTCTGGCGCAACGATGCTGCTGTCGGGGTTGCCGCTCTCCCTGAAGAGCAATGTCTGACAGTTGAACAACATACGAACCTGCTCCAGCTCGGTCGGGCCGATAAGCTGGCGATGCAGTTGCGAGAAATGTATGGCGCGATCCTCGACAGCGTATCGGACACGACACTGTTTCACCGTGTGTCTGAACAGCTTGGACGAGCCGCACGATACCGCATTGCCAACGACGAGGATCTCTTGAACTATGTTTCCAAGGGACTTGTAATTTCGCCGTGGTTTGACGAACACCCGTTCATCCAGGAGCGGCTAACACGCGCGATGCAAGGCGAGATTACTTACCGCGATGCCTTGACCGGCATCGATCGTGAGGTACTGCGCCAGGCTTCCCGCATGCACGAACAGCCCAATTCACAAGCGAGCTAA
- a CDS encoding type VI secretion system Vgr family protein encodes MSSILPTQAYELKLAPHPAPFSVLEFSGRDAVSELYHYDIEFTSPAAGIPMEQVVGRPARFTIAPIDPNMGYLRKMFGENAEQFSKMPPAHTIHGIITEFDEFATTADQTHYRVRLEPVLADLHRGVTSRLFQKQSIEEIVTDTLRHYGYRVGVDFVFQLRHQYKRHEYVTQYHETTFAFIQRLCAQEGIWFRWEQKKDHAVIVFGDDLDAYARKQRTVPYLRDAGLESSGADTIKTLEKRTRRVPEAVRLHDYNHREAGVSLLVEENAARADKSTNGVDYRWGEHYETPEEGRQIARRRHEAYLANQITFKGTGNPFWLEAGEVMRVEPVQADAKHGIFITAVESSGGRSQSYWVSFEGIPSDRAYRTPIASIKRPAIDGILPARITSPGNYKYAYLTEQGWYVIKLPFDLDEWSPGGTSRPVRFAKPYSGDSYGHHFPLIDGAEVAIVFTDGNPDRPVIIGAMHDSLHPDLVNNLNHTRNIVRTAAQNELRMEDKENVEHIHLTTPFQTSELNLGHMVDGDRKERGQGAELRTDGHLTARGPRGMLLTTEAQTGASGHQLDMKGAQEQLQRAIERMESLTQAVQAAEATVAELQKQKALYTEALDGLKRAAILVSAPSGIGLTSGEHLQVNADQNLIATAGGNFDVGTMRNFTVAAGRQVALFAQAQGMRLIAAKQDVIMQARTGAMALSASKDLHFNSVDGSIVAASRGALTLTSRGAYIKIDGGNIELGCPGDITLKCGNFHWTGPGNLSVPLPAMPIGPCKECLLDAHRGVEAMTEVA; translated from the coding sequence ATGTCGTCGATCCTGCCTACCCAGGCCTACGAGTTGAAGCTCGCACCGCATCCGGCGCCGTTCTCGGTGCTCGAGTTCAGCGGCCGGGACGCCGTGAGCGAGCTGTATCACTACGACATCGAGTTCACCAGCCCGGCAGCGGGCATCCCGATGGAGCAGGTGGTCGGCCGGCCCGCGAGATTCACCATCGCTCCGATTGACCCGAACATGGGCTACCTGCGCAAGATGTTCGGTGAGAACGCGGAGCAGTTCAGCAAGATGCCGCCCGCGCACACCATCCACGGCATCATCACGGAATTCGATGAATTCGCCACGACGGCCGACCAGACGCACTACCGGGTGCGGCTCGAGCCGGTGCTCGCCGACCTGCACCGGGGCGTGACGAGCCGGCTGTTCCAGAAGCAGTCGATCGAGGAAATCGTGACCGACACGCTGCGCCATTACGGCTACCGCGTCGGCGTCGACTTCGTGTTCCAACTGCGCCACCAGTACAAGCGGCACGAATACGTGACGCAGTACCACGAGACCACGTTTGCCTTCATCCAGCGCCTCTGTGCGCAGGAGGGCATCTGGTTCCGCTGGGAGCAGAAGAAGGATCACGCGGTGATCGTGTTCGGCGACGATCTCGATGCCTATGCACGCAAACAGCGCACGGTGCCTTACCTGCGAGACGCCGGACTCGAGAGCTCAGGCGCGGACACGATCAAGACGCTAGAAAAGCGGACCCGGCGCGTACCCGAAGCCGTGCGGTTGCACGACTACAACCATCGCGAGGCGGGCGTATCGCTGCTCGTCGAGGAAAACGCCGCGCGTGCCGACAAGTCGACGAACGGTGTCGACTACCGCTGGGGCGAGCATTACGAAACGCCGGAGGAGGGCAGGCAGATCGCCCGCCGGCGCCATGAGGCGTATCTGGCGAACCAGATCACCTTCAAGGGCACCGGCAATCCGTTCTGGCTGGAGGCGGGCGAAGTCATGCGTGTCGAGCCGGTCCAGGCCGACGCGAAGCACGGGATCTTCATCACCGCGGTGGAATCGAGCGGCGGCCGTAGCCAATCGTACTGGGTGAGCTTCGAGGGGATTCCGTCCGATCGCGCGTATCGAACGCCGATCGCCTCGATCAAGCGACCGGCCATTGACGGCATCCTGCCGGCCCGCATTACATCGCCGGGCAACTACAAATACGCGTACCTGACCGAGCAGGGCTGGTATGTGATCAAGCTGCCGTTCGATCTCGACGAGTGGAGTCCGGGCGGTACGAGCCGGCCGGTGCGGTTTGCCAAGCCGTACAGTGGGGACAGCTACGGGCACCACTTCCCGCTGATCGACGGGGCGGAAGTCGCCATCGTCTTTACCGATGGCAATCCGGACCGGCCCGTGATCATCGGGGCCATGCACGACAGCCTGCATCCGGATCTCGTCAATAACCTCAATCACACCCGCAACATCGTTCGCACCGCCGCACAGAACGAGCTGCGGATGGAGGATAAGGAAAACGTCGAGCACATCCACCTGACGACGCCGTTCCAGACCAGTGAGCTCAATCTCGGGCACATGGTCGATGGGGACCGCAAGGAACGCGGACAGGGGGCTGAATTGCGTACCGACGGGCATCTGACGGCACGCGGGCCGCGGGGTATGCTGCTGACCACCGAAGCTCAGACCGGTGCATCGGGACATCAGCTCGACATGAAAGGAGCCCAGGAGCAGTTGCAGCGGGCGATCGAACGTATGGAGTCCCTGACCCAGGCGGTCCAGGCGGCGGAAGCCACGGTAGCCGAACTGCAGAAGCAGAAAGCGCTCTATACGGAAGCGCTTGATGGCCTGAAGCGGGCAGCCATTCTCGTGAGCGCTCCATCGGGCATCGGACTCACGTCAGGTGAGCATCTGCAGGTCAACGCTGACCAGAACCTCATCGCCACTGCGGGCGGAAACTTCGATGTCGGGACCATGCGGAATTTTACTGTGGCGGCTGGTCGCCAGGTAGCGCTTTTCGCGCAGGCGCAAGGTATGAGACTCATTGCCGCAAAGCAGGACGTGATCATGCAAGCCCGCACTGGCGCCATGGCGCTGTCTGCATCGAAGGACCTGCATTTCAACAGCGTTGACGGATCGATCGTCGCAGCGTCCCGCGGTGCATTGACGCTGACCAGTCGTGGAGCCTACATCAAGATTGACGGAGGCAACATCGAACTGGGCTGCCCCGGCGACATCACGCTCAAGTGTGGGAACTTTCACTGGACCGGACCGGGCAATCTGTCCGTTCCCCTACCGGCAATGCCGATCGGGCCGTGCAAGGAATGCCTGCTGGACGCTCACCGCGGTGTCGAAGCGATGACGGAGGTCGCATGA
- the tssC gene encoding type VI secretion system contractile sheath large subunit: MKQNESRQGVNETVVLENDSVYASLCSKINLTPVAEARPLEAFRDNDMLSEASADERIARGMSAFLDLIAQSSQPVERLDKSLLDFHIGQLDRQISRQLDAVMHTPAFQALEGRWRGLKMLVARTDFRKNAKIEVLDVSKEALQRDFEDTPELIQSGLYRLTYIEEYDTPGGQPISAMISDFEFTNSPMDVALLRNISKVAAAAHMPFIGSVGAAFFGKQSMEEVAAIQDIGNYFDRAEYIKWKSFRETDDARYVGLTMPRVLGRLPYGKDTTPVRAFNYEEAVKGPDHDRYLWVNASFAFAANMVRSFVNNGWCVQIRGPQAGGKVEDLPVHLYDLGTGVQPKIPTEVLIPETREFEFANLGFIPLSFYKNHDFACFFSASSTQKPALYETKEATANSRINARLPYIFLLSRIAHYLKLIQRENIGTTKDRRLLELELNNWIKGLVTEMKDPDDELQASHPLRDAKVTVEDIDDNPGFFRIKLFIIPHFQVEGMDIGLSLVSQMPKAKS; this comes from the coding sequence ATGAAGCAGAATGAATCCCGTCAGGGTGTGAACGAAACCGTCGTGCTGGAAAACGACAGCGTGTATGCCTCGCTCTGCAGCAAGATCAACCTCACGCCGGTCGCCGAGGCGCGTCCGCTCGAGGCCTTCCGCGACAACGACATGCTCTCCGAAGCGTCAGCCGACGAGCGTATCGCGCGCGGCATGAGCGCCTTCCTGGATCTGATCGCGCAGTCGAGCCAGCCGGTCGAGCGCCTCGACAAATCGCTGCTGGACTTCCATATCGGCCAGCTCGACCGCCAGATCAGCCGCCAGCTCGACGCCGTGATGCACACGCCGGCGTTCCAGGCGCTCGAGGGGCGCTGGCGCGGTCTCAAGATGCTCGTCGCGCGCACGGACTTTCGCAAGAACGCGAAGATCGAGGTGCTCGACGTGTCGAAGGAGGCGCTGCAGCGCGACTTCGAGGACACGCCGGAACTGATCCAGAGCGGCCTGTATCGCCTCACCTACATCGAGGAGTACGACACGCCGGGAGGCCAGCCGATCAGCGCGATGATCAGCGACTTCGAGTTCACGAACTCGCCGATGGACGTGGCGCTGCTGCGTAACATCTCGAAGGTGGCGGCGGCGGCCCACATGCCGTTCATCGGCTCGGTGGGCGCAGCGTTCTTCGGCAAGCAGTCGATGGAAGAGGTGGCGGCCATTCAGGACATCGGCAACTACTTCGACCGCGCCGAGTACATCAAATGGAAGAGCTTCCGTGAAACCGATGACGCCCGTTATGTCGGCCTGACGATGCCGCGCGTGCTCGGCCGCCTGCCGTATGGCAAGGACACCACGCCGGTGCGTGCCTTCAATTACGAGGAGGCGGTGAAGGGCCCGGACCACGACCGGTACCTGTGGGTCAACGCGTCGTTCGCGTTCGCGGCCAATATGGTGCGCAGCTTCGTGAACAACGGCTGGTGCGTGCAGATTCGCGGCCCGCAGGCGGGCGGCAAGGTGGAGGACCTGCCGGTGCATCTGTATGACCTGGGCACCGGCGTGCAGCCGAAGATCCCGACCGAGGTGCTGATCCCCGAGACACGCGAGTTCGAGTTCGCGAATCTCGGCTTCATCCCGCTGTCGTTCTACAAGAACCACGACTTCGCGTGCTTCTTCTCGGCCAGCTCGACGCAGAAGCCGGCGTTGTACGAGACCAAGGAGGCGACGGCCAACAGCCGCATCAACGCGCGCCTGCCTTACATCTTCCTGCTGTCGCGCATCGCGCATTACCTGAAGCTGATCCAGCGCGAGAACATCGGCACGACCAAGGACCGGCGTCTGCTCGAGCTCGAGCTGAACAACTGGATCAAGGGGCTCGTGACCGAGATGAAGGATCCGGACGACGAACTGCAGGCCTCGCATCCGCTGCGCGACGCGAAGGTCACGGTCGAGGACATCGATGACAACCCGGGCTTCTTCCGCATCAAGCTCTTCATCATTCCGCACTTCCAGGTGGAGGGGATGGACATCGGCCTGTCGCTGGTTTCGCAGATGCCCAAGGCCAAGAGTTAA
- the tssB gene encoding type VI secretion system contractile sheath small subunit → MDSFQREIPKSRVSITLDLHTGGARKKVELPLKLLVAGDFSAGREQAPLAERKKINIDKNNFDAVLADYAPDLKISAENTLAGDGSALPVNLSFRSMKDFEPEQVARQIPELQAMLAMRNLLRDLKSNLLDNGTFRREFEKILKDKHLSDKLRSELAQVATAATQPEGQA, encoded by the coding sequence ATGGACAGCTTCCAGCGAGAAATTCCGAAAAGCCGCGTCTCGATTACGTTGGATCTGCATACGGGCGGAGCCCGGAAGAAGGTCGAGCTGCCGCTCAAGCTGCTCGTCGCCGGCGACTTCAGCGCGGGTCGGGAACAGGCGCCGCTGGCCGAACGCAAGAAGATCAATATCGACAAGAATAATTTCGATGCCGTGCTTGCCGACTATGCCCCCGACCTGAAGATCTCCGCCGAGAACACGCTCGCGGGCGATGGTTCGGCGTTGCCGGTGAACCTCTCGTTCCGGTCGATGAAAGACTTCGAGCCGGAGCAGGTGGCCCGGCAGATTCCGGAACTGCAGGCGATGCTGGCAATGCGCAATCTGCTGCGGGATCTGAAAAGCAACCTGCTCGACAACGGCACCTTCAGGCGCGAGTTCGAGAAGATCCTGAAGGATAAGCATCTGTCTGACAAGCTGCGCAGCGAGCTCGCGCAGGTCGCCACCGCAGCCACCCAACCGGAAGGTCAGGCCTGA